One genomic region from Nocardia vinacea encodes:
- a CDS encoding GlxA family transcriptional regulator: MAFVIFDGFQALDLLGPHEVFQGAGGYQCQVVATRSGVVRCDSGLAIVAESDVDALDPAAVDTLVVVGGPGVDDARSDERLMEWLAAAAAHARRVTSVCTGAFLLAAAGVLDGRRVATHWAHVDQLANEYPDVTVDREPIFIRDGHVWSSAGVTAGIDLALALVEEDRGREAALTCARYLVMFLRRPGGQSQFSTALWRAQPSTDPIRTAVAAIHADPGARHSIGDLAARSGLSPRHLQRRFTAELGTPPAAYVEQVRIEAAQHALADGDSIDMIARRCGFGTAESLRRAFHRRLGLAPSDYRDRFRSTSASTAPA, translated from the coding sequence GTGGCATTCGTGATTTTCGACGGCTTCCAAGCCCTCGATCTCCTCGGACCGCACGAGGTCTTCCAGGGTGCCGGGGGCTATCAGTGCCAGGTCGTGGCAACGCGGTCGGGAGTGGTGCGCTGCGACAGCGGCCTGGCGATCGTTGCCGAATCCGACGTGGACGCACTCGATCCGGCCGCTGTGGACACCCTGGTGGTCGTCGGTGGTCCTGGCGTCGACGATGCCAGGTCGGATGAGCGGCTCATGGAGTGGCTCGCCGCCGCGGCGGCGCACGCCCGGCGGGTCACCTCGGTGTGCACCGGCGCGTTTCTCCTGGCCGCGGCGGGCGTATTGGACGGACGCCGAGTCGCCACCCACTGGGCGCACGTCGACCAATTGGCGAACGAGTACCCCGATGTCACCGTGGATCGTGAACCGATCTTCATCCGCGACGGCCACGTTTGGTCTTCCGCCGGCGTGACCGCCGGCATCGACCTGGCGCTGGCGCTGGTGGAGGAGGACCGGGGGCGGGAGGCCGCCCTTACCTGCGCCCGCTACCTCGTGATGTTCCTGCGTCGGCCGGGCGGGCAGTCGCAGTTCAGCACCGCGTTGTGGCGGGCACAGCCGTCCACCGATCCGATCCGCACCGCAGTCGCGGCGATCCACGCCGACCCGGGTGCCCGGCACAGCATCGGGGATCTCGCCGCCCGGTCGGGGCTGAGCCCGCGCCATCTGCAGCGTCGTTTCACCGCCGAACTCGGCACCCCGCCGGCTGCCTACGTCGAGCAGGTACGTATCGAAGCAGCTCAACATGCACTGGCCGACGGTGACTCGATCGACATGATCGCGCGCCGGTGTGGTTTCGGAACCGCTGAATCGCTGCGCCGCGCATTCCATCGCCGACTCGGACTCGCCCCCTCCGATTACCGAGACCGGTTCCGATCCACCTCCGCCTCCACCGCCCCGGCGTAG
- a CDS encoding GtrA family protein: protein MNSAAIAVSGLWKPYGDKTILDGIDPTIGAVPYPMPRTEWLDRLARVMRYLRGDHAFAQLIRFALVGGFSNIAYILLFMAMNGFGPLVANIAGSIVSTVIANELHRQLTFYAAGRVGWFTAQWEGGGLALIGLLISTAALAGLEFWAPGLGEIAQAGAVIAVMAAVGVMRFLALRGFVFERRTDERVTPEAATVQLSPRVGSVGSQPISGTLTDFPDAAIRSVAGSALISTFRVPRRKGLTLTLRQGWSLVT from the coding sequence GTGAACAGCGCAGCAATTGCAGTTTCCGGGTTGTGGAAGCCTTACGGGGACAAGACGATCCTCGATGGCATCGATCCGACTATCGGTGCTGTCCCCTACCCGATGCCGCGCACGGAATGGCTCGACCGACTCGCCCGCGTGATGCGGTATCTGCGCGGTGATCACGCCTTCGCCCAGCTGATCCGCTTCGCCCTGGTCGGCGGCTTCAGCAACATTGCCTACATCCTGCTGTTCATGGCCATGAACGGGTTCGGCCCGCTGGTCGCCAATATCGCCGGCTCGATCGTCAGCACGGTGATCGCCAACGAACTGCACCGGCAGCTCACCTTCTACGCGGCCGGCCGGGTCGGCTGGTTCACCGCACAGTGGGAAGGCGGCGGGCTGGCGCTGATCGGCCTGTTGATCAGCACGGCAGCGCTGGCCGGTCTCGAATTCTGGGCACCCGGCCTCGGCGAGATCGCGCAGGCGGGCGCCGTCATCGCCGTCATGGCGGCGGTCGGCGTTATGCGCTTTCTGGCACTGCGCGGATTCGTCTTCGAGCGCAGGACGGATGAACGGGTGACTCCAGAAGCAGCCACGGTCCAGCTCTCTCCCCGCGTGGGATCCGTTGGCTCACAACCGATCAGCGGGACCCTGACCGATTTTCCGGACGCAGCCATCCGATCAGTCGCGGGCAGCGCGTTGATCAGCACGTTTCGGGTACCGCGGCGGAAGGGATTGACCCTGACCCTGCGTCAGGGTTGGAGTCTTGTCACATGA
- a CDS encoding antibiotic biosynthesis monooxygenase family protein: protein MTDQGVTFINAIELPAEEVDGFIEQWHARVAIMATAPGFRDVRLHRALLPNARFQLVNIAHWDSAEACEAAGRHAAVTASVAEAQKAASANPALYRVVAEYS, encoded by the coding sequence ATGACCGACCAGGGTGTCACCTTCATCAACGCCATCGAACTCCCCGCCGAAGAAGTCGATGGCTTCATCGAACAATGGCATGCACGGGTGGCCATCATGGCCACCGCGCCCGGTTTCCGCGATGTGCGGCTACACCGCGCGCTGCTGCCGAACGCGCGGTTCCAACTCGTCAACATCGCGCACTGGGACAGCGCCGAAGCCTGCGAAGCCGCCGGTAGACACGCTGCGGTCACTGCCTCCGTCGCGGAAGCCCAGAAAGCAGCGAGTGCGAATCCCGCCCTCTACCGCGTCGTCGCCGAATACAGCTGA
- a CDS encoding serine hydrolase domain-containing protein → MSGSHHHVLSRRIRAVLALPLVAVLLTAGCGTTTDSDRAQAFPADLAGQIDQIMKSHIDAGLIPGAAVSIIDPEHGTYSQAYGLADTATGRRAEVSDHYRVGSITKTFVATAVLRLADAQKLSLDDPLRKYVDAIPNGDTISVRDLLGMRGGVYDFAANPEFFPQLRTATPDRAWSIGDAVRVIRDNPDKAQPPNSRTAYSNSEYLLLGLILEKVTGRPVRDVVNDLVRDYGLHDTGYPPGATLPTPDSRGYAYDKDVRTDVTARTPPTLWEAAGSLVASVPDLATYAAALGEGRFLEPRTATARTTFTDGYGLGLMHDGSWIGHGGAVLGYTSMTMYLPERKVSVAVAVNQYTPAYRSLLPIDATYIWTDLVAQLYPGTISGLDNLPTAQPPIPAPADLTAELAQALNPSIPASAKNLRIEGDDKDPDLVTKLARAYAHSGVEVTVDKTTDMGRNRLIATTSTTTSDGNVPMLIPLVPIDNAWRLDDGWVCIQLVADGQQSPACP, encoded by the coding sequence ATGTCTGGGTCGCATCACCACGTCCTATCGCGACGAATCCGGGCGGTGCTCGCATTACCCCTGGTCGCCGTGTTACTCACCGCCGGCTGCGGTACCACCACCGATTCGGACCGGGCACAGGCGTTTCCCGCCGACCTGGCCGGCCAGATCGACCAGATCATGAAATCCCATATCGACGCCGGGCTGATTCCGGGCGCAGCGGTATCGATCATCGACCCCGAACACGGCACCTACAGCCAGGCGTACGGGTTGGCGGACACCGCCACCGGCCGTCGAGCCGAAGTGAGCGACCACTACCGAGTCGGCAGCATCACCAAGACGTTCGTCGCGACCGCCGTTCTCCGCCTAGCTGATGCGCAGAAACTCTCACTCGACGACCCCCTCCGGAAGTACGTCGACGCTATCCCCAATGGCGACACCATCTCCGTGCGCGACCTGCTCGGTATGCGAGGTGGCGTCTACGATTTCGCCGCGAATCCCGAGTTTTTTCCCCAATTACGCACCGCGACACCGGATCGCGCGTGGTCCATTGGCGACGCCGTGCGCGTCATCAGGGACAACCCTGACAAGGCGCAGCCACCCAATTCCCGTACCGCGTACTCGAATTCCGAGTACCTCCTGCTCGGCCTGATCCTGGAAAAGGTGACAGGCCGCCCGGTGCGCGACGTTGTCAACGACCTCGTCCGCGACTACGGGCTCCACGACACCGGATACCCTCCCGGCGCCACTTTGCCCACACCCGATAGCCGGGGCTACGCCTACGACAAAGACGTCCGCACGGACGTCACAGCACGCACACCACCAACCCTGTGGGAAGCCGCGGGCTCGCTGGTGGCCTCGGTGCCCGACCTCGCCACCTACGCCGCCGCACTGGGTGAGGGACGATTCCTCGAACCTCGAACCGCCACGGCGCGAACAACTTTCACCGACGGTTACGGCCTCGGTCTGATGCATGACGGCTCCTGGATCGGCCACGGCGGCGCGGTCCTCGGCTACACCTCGATGACGATGTACCTCCCTGAACGCAAAGTCAGCGTCGCTGTCGCCGTGAACCAGTACACCCCCGCCTACCGCTCCCTGCTCCCCATCGACGCGACCTATATCTGGACCGACCTGGTGGCCCAGCTCTATCCCGGCACCATTTCAGGCCTCGACAACCTGCCAACCGCTCAACCGCCGATTCCCGCTCCAGCCGACCTCACCGCCGAGCTCGCGCAGGCCTTGAACCCGTCGATCCCCGCGTCCGCCAAGAACTTACGGATCGAGGGTGACGACAAAGACCCGGATCTGGTCACGAAACTGGCCCGGGCCTACGCCCATTCCGGCGTCGAGGTGACAGTCGACAAAACCACCGATATGGGCCGCAATCGCCTGATCGCCACCACCAGCACCACCACCTCGGATGGCAACGTCCCCATGCTCATCCCACTCGTCCCCATAGACAACGCGTGGCGGCTGGACGATGGCTGGGTGTGCATACAGCTCGTCGCCGACGGACAGCAATCGCCGGCCTGCCCCTAG
- a CDS encoding maleylpyruvate isomerase family mycothiol-dependent enzyme translates to MSDLLRLDATALALIAHDVATVSDADLDAPTPCAGWTVADLMSHMNERHEAVIASILAPIDDHADNPRDDFARTAARWVVAMEQTGDVVNLPQRGPLATDTVLSVHFVDMLVHRWDLSRALCRPCPVPDRLTALALPIAQSITAPGSALNGPNGVYRPPVEPDRPLPALDVIAALLGRDPHWEPQRNTADGQK, encoded by the coding sequence ATGAGTGATCTGCTACGACTCGACGCGACGGCCTTGGCGCTGATCGCACACGATGTGGCCACTGTTTCCGATGCAGACCTGGACGCGCCGACTCCGTGTGCGGGCTGGACCGTCGCGGACCTTATGAGTCACATGAACGAACGCCATGAGGCTGTCATCGCGTCTATATTGGCGCCGATCGACGACCACGCCGACAATCCCCGCGACGATTTCGCGCGTACAGCCGCACGGTGGGTGGTCGCGATGGAACAGACCGGCGATGTCGTGAACCTGCCGCAGCGCGGCCCGCTGGCGACTGACACAGTGCTGTCGGTCCATTTCGTCGACATGCTCGTGCACCGCTGGGACCTGTCCCGTGCGTTGTGCCGTCCCTGCCCGGTCCCCGACCGTCTCACCGCCCTCGCATTGCCGATTGCTCAGTCGATCACCGCGCCGGGCAGTGCGCTCAACGGCCCGAATGGCGTCTATCGGCCGCCGGTGGAGCCGGACCGACCGCTGCCCGCACTGGACGTCATCGCAGCCCTTCTCGGCCGCGATCCGCACTGGGAGCCCCAACGGAATACCGCCGACGGCCAGAAATAG
- a CDS encoding PQQ-binding-like beta-propeller repeat protein, producing MRTIPGLRNLVLAATAAVITSAGAVVVLSQPEDSTRKITGTADSAPGLAWSTSAAAYGRAGAEFRDPRAGTEFDTGGPGFVDAGDTLVTVAGVPDDGMYLRDPVLVGIDAGTGAQRWRTPAADLRGCGPTPVDDQVVCFTSDQAMIGYDVATGEVTRTPTDWLPFAIATLDDRVYVAEGDVESDDVRVHAGTLADPDAYWSQAFSMGTAWEDLPADALDVSHGQGVFTLGIDLAGFDLTSGKPTWSATQDGCSDAGATSGALVVHTRTECRGHRITGSTILDRTGRTIAATDSEVAQTLSIDLPTDETIPVLLGDSAHDRRTGSPIWRSPDLISAPRETNEYNINATTGTAAAIFGDIALLRDIYAHTTTGLDLRTGHRLWRTETTRFGTIQGWDGHTVVLSDHTGLWAVDPRTGAIAWDIPFLAVNADLDALTEPGQLAAHGKGRYTYASARTMIGLRPLER from the coding sequence ATGAGAACGATCCCCGGGCTTCGCAACCTCGTGCTCGCCGCCACGGCGGCCGTAATCACCAGCGCCGGTGCGGTGGTGGTCCTCTCACAACCCGAGGACAGCACGCGCAAGATCACCGGCACCGCGGACTCCGCTCCGGGCCTCGCGTGGTCGACAAGCGCTGCCGCCTACGGGCGAGCAGGCGCGGAGTTCCGCGACCCTAGGGCGGGCACCGAATTCGATACCGGCGGACCAGGATTTGTTGACGCGGGGGACACGCTGGTGACGGTGGCCGGTGTGCCGGACGATGGCATGTACCTGCGGGATCCTGTGCTGGTCGGCATCGACGCCGGCACCGGTGCACAGCGCTGGCGGACCCCCGCCGCGGACCTGCGCGGTTGCGGGCCAACCCCCGTCGACGACCAGGTCGTATGCTTCACTTCCGACCAAGCAATGATCGGATACGACGTTGCCACCGGCGAGGTCACGCGCACGCCGACGGATTGGCTTCCCTTCGCCATCGCGACACTCGACGATCGCGTGTATGTCGCCGAGGGTGACGTCGAATCCGATGACGTGCGCGTCCATGCCGGAACGCTCGCAGATCCGGATGCGTACTGGTCCCAGGCGTTCAGCATGGGTACCGCGTGGGAAGATCTGCCCGCCGACGCCTTGGACGTGTCCCACGGCCAGGGTGTATTCACCCTCGGCATCGATCTCGCCGGGTTCGACCTCACCAGCGGGAAGCCGACCTGGAGCGCGACCCAGGACGGATGCTCCGACGCCGGCGCAACCAGCGGCGCATTGGTCGTGCACACCCGAACCGAATGCCGCGGCCACAGGATCACCGGCAGCACCATCCTCGACCGCACGGGCCGCACCATTGCCGCCACCGATAGCGAAGTCGCCCAAACCCTTTCGATCGACCTTCCCACCGACGAAACCATCCCCGTCCTGCTCGGCGACAGCGCCCATGACCGCCGCACCGGCAGCCCGATATGGCGCAGCCCCGACCTCATTTCCGCACCCCGGGAGACCAACGAATACAACATCAATGCCACGACCGGCACCGCGGCGGCAATTTTCGGCGACATCGCACTACTGCGAGACATCTACGCGCACACCACAACCGGCCTGGACTTACGCACCGGACACCGGCTGTGGCGGACCGAGACCACCCGCTTCGGCACGATCCAGGGATGGGACGGACACACCGTTGTCCTTTCCGACCACACCGGACTCTGGGCGGTCGACCCGCGAACCGGCGCCATTGCGTGGGACATTCCGTTTCTCGCCGTGAACGCCGATCTCGATGCCCTCACCGAACCCGGTCAACTCGCCGCACACGGGAAGGGGCGCTACACCTACGCCAGTGCCCGGACAATGATCGGGCTCCGTCCTCTCGAACGCTGA
- a CDS encoding GNAT family N-acetyltransferase — MNTEQPAALAPGIAPPQQIHLGDLLLRSWQPEDLVPRFDAVTASFDHLHPWMDWLAEPMTLGQHRAFGDAMATSWPSPDGSCNYGIFDVDGALFGAIGIHDRVGPRTLEIGYWCHVAHTGRGIITRSAAAVPRRLGYRLDRVAPREVRAPAESGRGMFWIKDNFPASRPAARSEHG; from the coding sequence ATGAACACCGAGCAACCAGCCGCGCTCGCGCCCGGAATTGCGCCGCCTCAGCAGATCCACCTAGGTGACCTGCTGCTGCGCAGTTGGCAGCCCGAGGACCTGGTGCCACGGTTCGACGCGGTCACCGCCTCCTTCGACCACCTCCATCCATGGATGGACTGGCTGGCCGAACCCATGACACTCGGACAGCACCGTGCCTTCGGCGACGCGATGGCGACGAGCTGGCCGAGCCCCGACGGAAGTTGCAACTACGGCATCTTCGACGTCGACGGGGCCCTATTCGGTGCGATCGGAATCCACGACCGCGTCGGCCCGCGCACGCTGGAAATCGGCTACTGGTGCCATGTCGCGCATACCGGCCGAGGAATAATCACCCGCTCCGCCGCCGCGGTCCCCCGCCGCCTCGGATACCGGCTCGACCGGGTCGCACCACGCGAGGTGCGCGCCCCCGCGGAGTCGGGCCGCGGCATGTTCTGGATCAAAGACAACTTTCCGGCCAGCCGCCCAGCCGCGCGTTCTGAGCATGGCTGA
- a CDS encoding MerR family transcriptional regulator: protein MPDDDRGTVLTIGRLAATAGVTVRAVRHYHHVGLLPEPERDASGYRRYSAQAAVDLIRIRTLADAGVPLARIDALLHAQPTEFAAAIIDIDVELQRKIDQLTEYRSRIADLASGESLVLPPEVVAILNRMRSLGVSEQRVRLERDSWILLQALDPQAMPQRIRDKTAGLDDPETTRLYLACDRAVDWDPRDPRLDRLIDDLDAWEIEHERDSSRPESLQLISSRISEASPAWQRIIDALAHRAERRRTAGHHS from the coding sequence ATGCCCGACGACGACAGGGGAACGGTGCTGACCATCGGCCGGCTCGCGGCGACCGCGGGCGTGACGGTGCGCGCCGTTCGCCACTACCACCACGTCGGCCTGTTGCCCGAGCCCGAGCGCGATGCCTCGGGTTACCGCCGCTACAGCGCGCAAGCCGCGGTGGACCTCATCCGGATCAGGACCCTCGCCGACGCCGGTGTTCCGCTGGCCCGTATCGATGCGCTGCTCCATGCACAGCCGACCGAATTCGCCGCGGCCATCATCGACATCGACGTTGAATTGCAGCGCAAGATCGACCAGCTCACCGAATACCGCAGCCGCATCGCCGATTTGGCAAGTGGTGAAAGCCTTGTCCTGCCCCCCGAGGTGGTCGCCATCCTGAACCGGATGCGTAGTCTCGGCGTCAGCGAACAGCGGGTACGACTCGAGCGCGACTCGTGGATCCTGCTGCAGGCGCTGGACCCGCAGGCCATGCCGCAGCGGATACGGGACAAGACCGCGGGCCTCGACGACCCCGAGACGACGCGCCTCTACCTGGCCTGCGATCGAGCAGTCGACTGGGATCCGCGCGATCCACGCCTGGACCGGCTCATCGACGACCTGGACGCATGGGAGATCGAACACGAACGAGACAGCAGCCGACCAGAGAGCCTGCAGCTGATCTCTTCCCGGATCTCCGAGGCGTCACCGGCATGGCAACGCATCATCGATGCGCTCGCCCACCGCGCCGAGCGTCGCCGAACTGCCGGGCACCACAGCTGA
- a CDS encoding GNAT family N-acetyltransferase → MNPDQKATTLEFHHLSAEQARERRTEVEDIFRASYVHAIEAGEKFEAPEAFMHRFDAYTDPSRPAGFELVIVDLDGRACGQAWGWPLHVNTAWWGGLQLDEGDAADFIAENGSRTFALSEIMVRSELTGRGIAHALHDELLGNRPEQRATLLVRPDNTRAYTTYRNWGWYRVGTLTPSWPDAPTFDVLMRDLAT, encoded by the coding sequence ATGAATCCAGACCAGAAGGCGACAACCCTGGAGTTCCATCATCTTTCGGCCGAACAGGCCCGTGAGCGGCGCACGGAGGTCGAGGACATATTCCGCGCTTCTTACGTTCATGCGATCGAAGCTGGCGAGAAATTCGAGGCGCCGGAGGCATTCATGCACCGCTTCGACGCATACACCGACCCCAGTCGCCCCGCCGGGTTCGAGCTGGTGATCGTGGACCTCGACGGGCGCGCGTGCGGCCAAGCCTGGGGCTGGCCGCTGCACGTGAACACCGCATGGTGGGGTGGTCTCCAACTGGACGAGGGCGACGCAGCCGATTTCATCGCCGAGAATGGTTCCCGCACATTCGCACTCAGCGAAATCATGGTGCGGTCCGAACTCACCGGCCGAGGCATCGCCCACGCCCTACACGACGAACTCCTCGGTAACCGACCGGAACAACGCGCGACACTGCTCGTCCGCCCTGACAACACCCGCGCCTACACCACCTACCGCAATTGGGGCTGGTATCGCGTAGGCACCCTTACGCCGAGCTGGCCCGACGCTCCGACATTCGACGTGCTGATGCGCGATCTGGCCACCTGA
- a CDS encoding alpha/beta hydrolase: MTNDITSATRLAPPIGGFQEIDGRRVFVHRSGSGGPAVVFLPGASAVGLDYFGVQQQVSQFTTAVVYDRGGTGYSDTLALPRTAAAVASELRELLRAQNITAPYVLAAHSLGGFYAHRFAQLYPQDVAGLVCLDVLHRDWDDSMPPTASLAAFEQMGPDPEQLRKMRPALREIHAELLADYPEHIRQPLIDAKVSDEWMRVGIAERATLADLATELRAGPSIPDVPVVALTVVGNDPTQQALTSQEMNDAKTRMDAALVSGVSHGQQRILSDTLHHRLCFDRPDAVVQAIREVVDRAARL; encoded by the coding sequence ATGACGAATGACATCACTTCCGCGACTCGGCTCGCTCCGCCGATCGGCGGATTCCAGGAAATCGACGGCCGCCGTGTTTTCGTGCATCGGTCGGGCAGCGGCGGACCGGCCGTCGTGTTCCTGCCCGGCGCGAGCGCGGTCGGGCTGGACTACTTCGGTGTCCAGCAACAGGTTTCGCAATTCACCACCGCTGTGGTCTACGACCGTGGCGGCACGGGCTACAGCGATACCCTGGCCCTACCGCGCACTGCCGCCGCGGTCGCCTCGGAACTGCGCGAGCTGCTGCGCGCCCAGAACATCACCGCTCCCTACGTTCTCGCGGCACACTCCCTCGGCGGCTTCTACGCGCATCGGTTCGCGCAGTTGTACCCGCAGGACGTGGCGGGACTGGTCTGCTTGGACGTCCTGCACCGGGACTGGGACGACTCCATGCCTCCCACAGCGAGTCTGGCCGCCTTCGAGCAGATGGGACCTGATCCGGAGCAGCTCCGAAAGATGCGTCCGGCCCTCCGCGAGATACACGCCGAGTTGCTCGCGGACTACCCGGAGCACATACGGCAACCACTGATCGATGCCAAGGTGAGCGACGAATGGATGCGGGTCGGCATCGCCGAGCGTGCCACCTTGGCCGACCTCGCCACCGAACTGCGAGCGGGGCCGAGCATCCCTGACGTCCCGGTGGTCGCGCTCACCGTGGTGGGCAACGACCCTACCCAGCAGGCGCTGACCTCGCAGGAGATGAACGATGCCAAGACGAGAATGGACGCGGCCCTGGTGAGCGGGGTCTCGCACGGGCAACAACGAATCCTCTCCGACACCCTCCACCACCGGCTCTGCTTCGACCGCCCCGATGCCGTGGTCCAAGCGATCCGCGAGGTCGTGGACCGGGCAGCGCGCCTCTGA
- a CDS encoding HD domain-containing protein encodes MSPGLPDTQLARAASALIDTELSAPLRNHSLRSFLFARALADSQGLHAGADYDEEVMYLICALHDIGLAEVADGDQRFEVDGADYAAEFLESQGITDERVDIVWDAIAAHTTGLSSSPVYRRRRPPAIWIAVDGVGIDIGGSAQMLPAGYADRVHMAYPRLGGIRAFTRRVEEQAVANPRKVLPGSLTGEVVRLSHPELVPTWADIIAATGWND; translated from the coding sequence ATGTCACCGGGCCTACCCGATACCCAGCTGGCACGAGCGGCCAGTGCGCTGATCGATACCGAGCTGAGCGCGCCGTTGCGCAATCACAGCCTGCGCTCGTTCCTGTTCGCGCGCGCCCTCGCAGATTCCCAGGGCCTGCACGCCGGTGCGGACTACGACGAAGAGGTCATGTATCTCATCTGCGCACTGCACGACATCGGCCTGGCAGAGGTCGCCGACGGCGATCAGCGGTTCGAGGTCGACGGAGCTGACTATGCCGCCGAATTCCTTGAATCACAAGGAATCACCGACGAACGAGTGGACATCGTCTGGGATGCCATCGCCGCTCATACCACCGGCCTGAGCAGCTCACCCGTCTACCGACGGCGGCGTCCGCCAGCCATCTGGATCGCAGTGGACGGAGTCGGCATCGATATCGGCGGCAGCGCGCAGATGCTCCCCGCCGGTTACGCCGACCGGGTGCACATGGCTTACCCGCGGCTGGGCGGTATCCGCGCGTTCACCCGCCGCGTCGAGGAACAAGCCGTGGCGAACCCACGCAAGGTCCTGCCGGGGTCGCTGACCGGCGAAGTCGTACGGCTCAGTCATCCGGAACTGGTCCCCACCTGGGCAGACATCATCGCCGCAACCGGCTGGAACGACTGA
- a CDS encoding MerR family transcriptional regulator, with amino-acid sequence MEVRWKRMDETGIEQVWKVGELATEAGLTVRTLHHYDRIGLVRPAGRTNTGHRLYTEADVQRLYQVLALRQLGLGLDQIANVLAGTVAMARVLAVHRDCLAAQVVAMQDLHALVATLATTAENRPDISANHFLELIRRTVMVDDIPFETSFTLNSSSMIADQTFQGI; translated from the coding sequence GTGGAAGTGAGATGGAAGCGGATGGACGAGACGGGAATCGAGCAGGTGTGGAAGGTCGGTGAGCTCGCGACCGAGGCCGGATTGACGGTTCGGACGTTGCATCATTACGACCGCATCGGGTTGGTGCGCCCGGCCGGGCGCACCAATACCGGTCACCGGCTCTACACCGAAGCCGATGTCCAGCGCCTGTATCAGGTTTTGGCATTGCGTCAGCTGGGTCTGGGATTGGACCAGATCGCGAATGTGCTCGCGGGCACCGTGGCAATGGCGCGGGTGTTGGCCGTGCATCGCGATTGTCTGGCTGCTCAGGTGGTTGCGATGCAGGACCTGCACGCCCTGGTGGCGACGCTGGCGACAACGGCGGAGAACCGGCCCGACATCTCCGCGAATCACTTCCTGGAATTGATCAGGAGGACTGTCATGGTCGACGACATCCCGTTCGAGACATCATTCACGCTGAACAGCTCCTCGATGATCGCCGACCAGACCTTCCAAGGCATCTAG
- a CDS encoding TetR/AcrR family transcriptional regulator, with product MSPRSSFAEAARTRDRIVQTAVEEASCIGLEGLTIGSLADRLAMSKAGVIGPFGSREKLQNAALEQAGQVFRTAVLTPLTAMPPGAARLARLIDAWIDYLAECPFPGGCFVTAASTELDGRPGILRDRLRDVVADWRAFLTAEIAAAQDETSTSHRPPDEIATVLIGISMAVNQEIQLLDDESAAQRGRAAMRNAAGLPTSP from the coding sequence GTGTCTCCACGCAGCTCATTCGCCGAAGCGGCCCGCACCCGGGATCGAATCGTGCAGACCGCGGTCGAGGAGGCGTCGTGCATCGGTTTGGAAGGTCTCACGATCGGGTCACTCGCCGACCGGCTCGCAATGAGCAAGGCAGGTGTCATCGGCCCCTTCGGATCTCGCGAAAAACTGCAGAACGCCGCACTCGAACAGGCCGGCCAAGTCTTTCGGACAGCAGTCCTCACTCCATTGACGGCGATGCCTCCCGGCGCGGCCCGCCTGGCACGACTGATCGATGCCTGGATCGATTACCTGGCCGAATGCCCTTTTCCCGGAGGGTGTTTCGTCACCGCGGCATCGACCGAACTCGATGGGCGGCCCGGGATATTGCGGGACCGGCTGCGTGACGTCGTCGCCGACTGGCGCGCCTTCCTGACCGCCGAAATCGCTGCGGCACAAGACGAAACGTCCACTTCGCATCGCCCACCCGACGAGATCGCCACCGTACTCATCGGCATCTCCATGGCGGTCAACCAGGAAATCCAGCTGCTCGACGACGAATCCGCCGCCCAACGTGGTCGCGCGGCCATGCGCAACGCGGCCGGACTGCCTACGTCACCATAG